A genomic region of Dictyoglomus sp. NZ13-RE01 contains the following coding sequences:
- a CDS encoding methionyl-tRNA formyltransferase: MKVIFFGTPLFARIILEKLYEKHRILAVFTQPDKPKGRGKKIEPSEVKKFALEKGIPVFQPISLKNKEVEELIQSLNPDALIVASYGKIIPEKILNIPPYGGINVHASILPKYRGASPIERALFNCEEETGVSIMQMTKELDAGPVWSIRKIPIEPKDNRETLTLKLANLGADLLIETLPLIEERRLIPKEQDHSLATYAEKIKPGEEKIDWNMPAKKIWCQIRALSPEPGAYTYFREGILKILDAEASQDSIEGEVGSVVKIDKKVGFAVKTGDGILWVLEVKPENKKKIKAIDFINGYRLKIGDKFYNVKL, from the coding sequence ATGAAGGTAATTTTTTTTGGTACTCCTCTTTTTGCAAGGATAATATTGGAGAAACTTTATGAGAAACATAGGATCTTAGCAGTTTTTACTCAACCTGATAAGCCAAAAGGAAGAGGGAAAAAAATAGAACCTTCCGAGGTTAAAAAATTTGCCTTAGAAAAGGGTATTCCAGTATTTCAACCAATAAGCTTAAAAAATAAAGAGGTAGAAGAATTAATTCAAAGTTTAAACCCAGATGCTTTAATAGTAGCATCCTATGGAAAAATAATTCCTGAGAAAATTTTAAATATACCGCCATACGGTGGTATTAATGTTCATGCTTCAATATTACCAAAATATAGAGGAGCAAGTCCCATTGAAAGGGCTCTTTTTAATTGCGAGGAAGAAACAGGAGTATCTATTATGCAAATGACAAAAGAATTAGATGCAGGACCAGTTTGGAGTATAAGGAAGATTCCAATAGAACCAAAGGATAACAGAGAAACTTTAACACTAAAACTTGCCAATCTTGGGGCAGATTTATTGATAGAGACTCTTCCACTCATTGAGGAAAGAAGATTAATTCCAAAAGAGCAGGATCATAGCTTAGCTACTTATGCAGAAAAGATAAAACCAGGGGAAGAAAAAATAGACTGGAATATGCCAGCAAAAAAGATTTGGTGTCAAATTAGAGCATTATCTCCAGAACCTGGAGCATATACTTATTTTAGGGAAGGAATACTTAAAATATTGGATGCAGAAGCATCTCAAGATAGTATAGAGGGAGAGGTTGGAAGTGTAGTTAAAATTGATAAAAAAGTAGGTTTTGCAGTAAAGACAGGGGATGGAATACTTTGGGTGTTAGAAGTAAAACCCGAAAATAAAAAGAAAATAAAAGCAATAGATTTTATTAATGGTTATAGGTTAAAGATCGGAGATAAATTTTATAATGTAAAGTTGTAA